In Jeotgalibaca arthritidis, a single genomic region encodes these proteins:
- a CDS encoding coenzyme F420-0:L-glutamate ligase, with protein MERVVGTVVRGLRSPIIHSGDNIEEIVVDTVLNASEVEGFTFRDRDIVSITESIVARAQGNYATVDQIATDVKAKFGDDTIGVIFPILSRNRFSICLRGIAQGAKKVIIMLSYPSDEVGNHLVSLDSLDEKGVNPWTDVLSEAEFREHFGYEKHKFTGVDYIEYYKSIVEESGSECEVIFSNNAKSILDYTKSVLTCDIHSRFRTKKILKENGAEKVYSLDNILSKSIDGGGFNDTYGLLGSNKATEDTVKLFPRNSQPVVDKIHALLKEKTGKSIEVMVYGDGAFKDPVGKIWELADPVVSPAYTPGLDGIPNEIKLKYLADNNFADLQGEELKQAISEFIKNKDEDLVGSMESQGTTPRQLTDLIGSLSDLTSGSGDKGTPIVFIQGYFDNYTK; from the coding sequence GTGGAAAGAGTAGTTGGAACTGTCGTTAGAGGCCTTCGCAGCCCTATCATCCATAGTGGCGATAATATCGAAGAGATTGTTGTCGACACAGTATTGAACGCGTCTGAAGTGGAAGGATTCACATTTAGAGACAGAGATATCGTTTCAATCACAGAATCAATTGTCGCTCGTGCTCAAGGTAACTATGCAACTGTCGATCAAATTGCAACAGATGTTAAAGCAAAATTTGGTGATGACACAATTGGTGTTATTTTCCCAATTCTAAGCCGTAACCGTTTCTCAATTTGTTTACGTGGTATTGCACAAGGCGCTAAAAAAGTCATTATTATGCTAAGCTACCCATCAGATGAAGTGGGTAACCATTTAGTGAGCTTAGACTCATTGGACGAAAAAGGTGTGAACCCATGGACAGACGTTTTATCAGAAGCTGAATTCCGTGAGCACTTTGGTTATGAAAAACATAAATTTACAGGTGTGGACTACATCGAATACTACAAATCGATTGTAGAAGAAAGTGGCAGCGAATGTGAAGTTATCTTCTCAAACAATGCAAAATCAATTTTAGACTACACAAAGAGTGTCTTGACTTGTGACATCCATAGTCGTTTCCGTACTAAGAAGATTTTGAAAGAAAACGGTGCTGAAAAAGTTTATAGCTTGGATAACATCCTTTCTAAATCAATTGATGGCGGCGGCTTCAATGATACATATGGTTTACTAGGCTCAAACAAAGCAACTGAAGATACTGTTAAACTGTTTCCACGTAACTCTCAACCAGTTGTAGACAAAATTCACGCTTTACTGAAAGAAAAAACAGGTAAAAGCATTGAAGTTATGGTTTATGGTGATGGTGCGTTTAAAGATCCAGTCGGGAAAATCTGGGAGCTTGCTGATCCTGTTGTATCACCTGCTTATACACCAGGTCTAGATGGTATCCCTAATGAAATTAAATTAAAATACCTTGCGGATAATAACTTTGCTGACTTACAAGGTGAAGAATTGAAACAAGCTATTTCTGAATTTATTAAGAATAAAGACGAAGACCTCGTTGGTTCAATGGAATCACAAGGAACAACACCTCGTCAATTAACAGACCTTATTGGTTCATTGTCAGATTTAACTTCAGGAAGTGGCGACAAAGGAACACCAATCGTTTTCATCCAAGGTTACTTCGATAACTATACAAAATAA
- a CDS encoding YczE/YyaS/YitT family protein, producing MNANKLRRILFSLAGVIIIGLAVGLMRIADLGTDSFSTFNLGLSGFFNIQFGTYMIFSNAIGLILVFFTARHLIGIGTAFNIVLVGYVSDFTVYLIDTYVGDISSFWLRLLVSAFGITVLAFGAVVYIVAEQGVAPYDALPIIIEEKSNGRISFQTARVVSDILCIAIGFFFGATVGITTIIAAFFMGPFMQFFRTRLTAVMASLEENDQPEIENSHI from the coding sequence ATGAACGCAAATAAGTTAAGAAGAATTCTTTTTTCTTTAGCCGGTGTTATCATTATTGGCTTGGCGGTTGGGTTAATGCGTATTGCAGACCTAGGTACTGATTCATTTTCAACATTCAATCTTGGTTTAAGTGGTTTTTTTAATATTCAATTTGGAACTTACATGATTTTTTCAAATGCTATTGGTTTAATTTTAGTATTCTTTACAGCACGTCATTTAATTGGAATCGGAACTGCCTTTAATATTGTATTAGTGGGTTATGTGTCTGATTTTACTGTCTATCTTATCGATACTTACGTCGGTGACATCAGTTCATTCTGGTTAAGATTACTCGTATCAGCCTTTGGGATTACAGTTCTAGCCTTTGGTGCGGTTGTTTATATCGTAGCTGAGCAAGGCGTTGCGCCTTATGATGCCCTTCCGATTATTATTGAAGAGAAATCAAATGGTCGCATTTCATTCCAAACTGCTCGTGTTGTGTCTGATATTTTATGTATTGCAATTGGCTTTTTCTTCGGTGCAACGGTTGGGATTACAACGATTATCGCAGCCTTCTTCATGGGACCGTTTATGCAATTCTTCCGTACACGTTTAACAGCAGTTATGGCTTCTCTTGAAGAAAATGATCAACCTGAAATTGAAAACAGTCATATTTAA
- a CDS encoding MFS transporter → MSSTAMQQKNNQYHTAKWWQIVLFSLNNASTNLYLFAFGFVTYYSTGIVGLAALFISQLMGYIRIFDGVIDPAIGVFIDKTDTRFGKYRPLMFIGNIITIVSFAILFTTHLAPSAARLPILIAALLVHKIGYSLQASCTKAGQSVLTSDPKQRPMFNISDGIFMIFVFTGGQMFVSNYLLPQFNNEFSLGFFQQFVTMVIIVSLVLCILACIGIASKDRTEYFGIGENAKETTLKDYAQIIKGNRPLQMLSMAAAFVKFCVQLMADQVAMIILFGVLLGNFALSGQIAGLVIIPDLLITFGATALARKKGLRGAYVIYLSLASFFFVILGLVLYNLQPGDVDLGNLTLKAVLFVAVYALARGLSRSPSSLVLTMSADISDYEVSISGRYVAGLIGTIFSLTDSLASSFAPMMIGALLAMVGFSDVYPTAQTPLTPELRMVAIALFAVLPLIALLIALVFMKFYKLDSKAMEQVQIRIAELKEKGEFVDIHGDLETADATDSSLS, encoded by the coding sequence GTGAGTTCTACTGCAATGCAACAAAAAAATAATCAGTATCATACAGCCAAATGGTGGCAAATCGTTTTGTTCTCTTTGAACAATGCATCAACTAACCTATACTTGTTTGCTTTTGGTTTTGTTACTTACTACTCAACAGGGATTGTTGGGTTAGCAGCTTTATTCATTAGTCAGTTAATGGGTTATATTCGTATCTTTGATGGTGTTATTGACCCAGCTATCGGTGTGTTTATTGATAAAACAGATACACGTTTTGGTAAATACCGTCCGTTAATGTTCATTGGTAACATTATTACAATCGTATCCTTTGCTATTCTATTTACGACACACTTAGCACCAAGTGCAGCACGACTACCAATCTTAATTGCAGCTTTGCTTGTTCATAAGATTGGTTATTCATTGCAAGCGTCATGTACCAAAGCAGGGCAGTCTGTTTTAACGAGTGATCCAAAACAACGCCCAATGTTCAATATTTCCGATGGTATTTTCATGATTTTTGTTTTTACTGGTGGTCAAATGTTTGTATCAAACTACCTATTACCTCAGTTTAACAATGAGTTCTCACTTGGATTTTTCCAACAATTCGTAACGATGGTTATTATCGTGTCACTTGTTCTTTGTATTTTAGCTTGTATCGGGATTGCTTCTAAAGACCGTACTGAATATTTCGGAATTGGTGAAAATGCAAAAGAAACAACATTAAAAGATTATGCACAAATTATTAAAGGTAACCGTCCATTGCAAATGTTATCAATGGCAGCCGCTTTCGTTAAATTCTGTGTACAGCTAATGGCTGATCAAGTTGCGATGATTATCTTGTTTGGTGTTTTACTTGGAAACTTTGCTTTATCTGGTCAAATCGCTGGTTTAGTGATTATCCCTGACCTATTGATTACATTCGGTGCAACTGCATTAGCACGTAAAAAAGGCCTACGTGGTGCTTACGTGATTTACTTAAGCTTAGCATCATTCTTCTTCGTTATCCTAGGTTTAGTTCTTTATAACTTACAACCAGGTGATGTTGATCTTGGAAACTTAACATTGAAAGCAGTTCTGTTTGTGGCAGTTTATGCACTAGCACGTGGTTTATCTCGTTCACCATCTTCATTAGTTTTAACAATGTCTGCAGATATTTCAGACTACGAAGTAAGTATATCAGGCCGTTATGTAGCTGGTTTGATTGGAACTATTTTCTCATTAACCGATTCATTAGCATCTTCATTTGCGCCAATGATGATCGGAGCGCTACTAGCAATGGTTGGATTTAGCGATGTTTACCCAACAGCGCAAACACCACTAACACCAGAATTAAGAATGGTTGCCATCGCACTATTCGCTGTGTTACCATTAATAGCGTTATTGATTGCCCTTGTATTCATGAAATTCTACAAACTTGATTCTAAAGCAATGGAACAAGTTCAAATCAGAATCGCTGAATTAAAAGAAAAAGGCGAGTTTGTTGATATCCACGGCGACCTTGAAACTGCCGATGCAACAGATTCATCCTTATCATAA
- a CDS encoding MFS transporter, with amino-acid sequence MASKELNEKKYHQAKQWEIAFFSLNNSATNLYLFAFGFLTYYATGIAGFATLLVSNLLGAARLFDGIIDPSIGIIMDKFNTRWGKFRPLMLVSNIGLILSFLLLFSTHRLSGAAQVVVFLIALVFHKIVYSVQQTVTKAAQPALTNDPSQRPLFSIYDTVFSSIGVFALGQVVVSNFLAPRHGGEFNQAFFTEFLIGIMVLSMVLTVLAIIGISRKDRTEYFGLGEDTVETKSLKDYLSVIKGNTPLITLALCGGVMKFIAQLIGDQAFLVILFGIILGNYGLSGQLSLWQIVPNLLVVILFTRLATRKDLKTSYTVSILIAMAAMLVMLVILWTSGDPTQIFGNGGMLGIVFGIAYIAMKIATAYPTSIVLTMSADISDFETARSGRFVSGLIGTVFSLTDSIASSLAPIFIGFVVAGIGFKDAYPDASEPLTQNLLNGGLMLIGTPLVLYLVVFVLIRKYPLNREAMDKVQVAIAAKKKEDLFQ; translated from the coding sequence ATGGCTTCAAAAGAATTAAATGAAAAAAAGTATCACCAAGCTAAACAGTGGGAAATCGCATTTTTCTCATTAAACAACTCTGCAACTAACCTTTATCTTTTTGCATTCGGATTCCTTACTTACTACGCAACGGGTATCGCTGGATTTGCAACGCTACTTGTAAGTAACTTACTCGGTGCAGCTCGATTGTTCGATGGTATTATTGACCCATCAATCGGGATTATCATGGATAAGTTCAATACACGTTGGGGTAAATTCCGTCCGTTAATGCTTGTTTCTAATATTGGATTGATCCTATCATTCTTGCTATTATTTAGTACTCACCGTTTAAGTGGCGCAGCTCAAGTTGTTGTTTTCTTGATTGCTCTTGTTTTCCACAAGATTGTGTATTCTGTTCAACAAACTGTTACTAAAGCTGCTCAACCAGCTTTAACAAACGACCCATCACAACGTCCATTGTTCTCTATTTACGATACAGTATTTAGTTCAATCGGTGTTTTCGCTCTAGGACAAGTTGTTGTATCTAACTTCTTAGCACCTCGTCATGGTGGCGAATTTAACCAAGCGTTCTTTACAGAATTCTTAATCGGTATTATGGTTCTATCAATGGTTCTAACTGTTCTTGCGATTATCGGAATTAGCCGTAAAGACCGTACAGAATATTTTGGTTTAGGTGAAGATACAGTTGAAACAAAATCACTAAAAGACTATCTATCTGTTATTAAAGGTAACACACCATTGATTACCTTAGCACTTTGTGGTGGTGTGATGAAATTTATCGCTCAATTAATTGGTGACCAAGCATTCCTTGTTATTCTATTCGGTATTATCTTAGGTAACTATGGTTTATCAGGTCAATTGTCACTATGGCAAATCGTTCCAAACTTATTAGTTGTTATCCTATTTACACGACTAGCAACACGTAAAGACTTAAAAACATCTTATACTGTTTCAATCCTAATTGCGATGGCAGCAATGTTAGTGATGTTAGTTATTCTTTGGACATCAGGCGACCCAACTCAAATTTTTGGAAACGGTGGCATGCTAGGAATCGTATTTGGTATTGCTTATATCGCTATGAAAATTGCAACAGCATACCCAACATCTATTGTATTGACTATGTCAGCTGATATTTCTGACTTTGAAACAGCTCGTTCAGGACGTTTCGTATCTGGTCTAATTGGAACAGTATTCTCATTAACTGATTCAATCGCATCATCACTTGCACCAATCTTTATCGGATTTGTTGTAGCAGGTATCGGCTTTAAAGATGCTTACCCAGATGCATCAGAACCATTAACACAAAACCTATTAAACGGTGGCTTGATGTTAATTGGTACTCCATTAGTGCTTTACTTAGTAGTATTTGTTTTAATTCGCAAATACCCACTAAACAGAGAAGCAATGGACAAAGTACAAGTTGCAATCGCTGCTAAGAAAAAAGAAGACTTGTTTCAATAA
- a CDS encoding AraC family transcriptional regulator encodes MENGENLYSIISLEDPSKKVMSSEYIEKAWERDNVLIRAIQTGNKDLLAVARSIITEEEDQMYYYGNPVIASNMLRTRKNGMIIRNTMCRVAAGLGGVPPLYIHLIAEKYGRLIENANSIDYLINTVSVEMFDEYCDLVANFSAAHYSAIVKEVAVYITNHLQEEMSVSILAETFHINASHLSRKFKKETGYTISEYVNRQKIDASKLLFSRGHKSVMDVAASLGFNSSSYFSKTFKKITGESPADYIQKMARTNLED; translated from the coding sequence ATGGAAAACGGAGAGAATCTATATAGCATTATTTCCTTGGAGGATCCATCGAAAAAAGTAATGTCTTCGGAGTACATTGAAAAGGCATGGGAACGGGATAATGTCCTCATCCGGGCCATTCAAACAGGTAATAAAGATTTGTTGGCAGTGGCAAGAAGTATCATTACGGAGGAAGAAGACCAAATGTATTACTATGGCAATCCTGTTATTGCATCGAATATGCTGAGAACCCGTAAAAATGGTATGATTATTCGTAATACTATGTGCCGTGTAGCAGCCGGATTGGGTGGGGTGCCACCACTATACATTCATTTAATTGCAGAAAAATACGGTCGTTTAATTGAAAATGCCAATTCGATTGATTATTTAATTAATACCGTTTCCGTAGAGATGTTTGATGAGTATTGCGACTTAGTGGCGAATTTTTCGGCTGCCCATTATTCAGCCATTGTTAAGGAAGTTGCGGTTTATATTACTAACCATTTACAGGAGGAGATGTCGGTTTCGATTTTAGCGGAAACCTTCCACATTAATGCGTCTCATCTATCCCGTAAATTCAAAAAAGAAACCGGTTATACCATCAGTGAATACGTCAATCGGCAAAAAATTGACGCATCCAAGCTTCTCTTCTCCAGAGGGCACAAGTCAGTGATGGATGTAGCGGCTTCTTTAGGCTTTAATAGCAGTTCCTATTTTAGTAAGACCTTTAAAAAAATCACCGGTGAATCACCGGCTGATTATATTCAAAAAATGGCACGAACCAATTTAGAAGACTAG
- a CDS encoding DUF72 domain-containing protein yields the protein MITIGLTGWSDHDLICPNPKRKLEDYSNNFPVVELDSSFYAIPPARNINSWIEKTPDAFQFIPKAYRAMTKHEDWHQHYDSLAHLFETYKITFEPMRAVGKIKAILFQFPPNFICNREHVSYLRTVRQLMDDWPIAVEFRHNSWYSEEFKTGTLNFLKEMAFIHVVVDQPQTPHNSVPFTPVATNPDLTILRLHGHNYEGWLGENVDPDEWRSIRTLYHYSDDELAGIKKTALALEEASKEVTVIFNNNSGGHAAANGKSLKNLLGLAFEELGPQQIDLF from the coding sequence GTGATTACAATTGGTTTAACAGGTTGGTCTGACCATGACTTAATTTGTCCCAACCCTAAACGAAAACTAGAAGATTATTCCAACAACTTCCCCGTTGTGGAGCTAGATAGTAGTTTCTATGCCATCCCTCCCGCTCGTAATATTAATAGCTGGATTGAAAAAACACCGGATGCCTTCCAGTTTATTCCAAAAGCTTATCGGGCTATGACCAAGCACGAAGATTGGCACCAGCATTACGATTCGTTAGCGCACTTATTTGAGACATATAAAATAACCTTTGAACCCATGAGGGCTGTAGGAAAAATCAAGGCGATTTTATTCCAATTCCCACCTAACTTTATTTGCAATCGCGAGCATGTTAGTTATTTACGGACGGTTCGTCAGCTAATGGATGACTGGCCTATTGCTGTTGAGTTTCGCCATAACAGTTGGTACAGCGAGGAATTTAAAACTGGCACTCTCAACTTTCTAAAGGAGATGGCCTTTATTCATGTGGTTGTTGACCAACCACAAACACCACATAACTCCGTGCCTTTTACACCAGTTGCCACAAATCCAGATTTAACGATTTTAAGGCTGCACGGCCATAATTATGAAGGCTGGTTAGGCGAGAACGTTGACCCTGACGAATGGCGGTCGATTCGCACACTCTATCATTACAGCGACGACGAGTTAGCTGGCATTAAAAAAACCGCCCTTGCCTTAGAAGAAGCTTCTAAAGAAGTGACGGTCATTTTCAATAATAACTCTGGTGGACACGCGGCAGCCAATGGCAAAAGCTTGAAAAATCTATTAGGATTGGCGTTTGAAGAATTGGGTCCGCAGCAAATTGATTTATTTTAA
- a CDS encoding tautomerase family protein, translating into MPFVNIQLKEGRTPAQKKEVAEAIIDLMDQLDFAKAESIRVIFEDMAEEDFYQGQAK; encoded by the coding sequence ATGCCATTTGTAAACATTCAACTAAAAGAAGGTCGTACACCTGCACAAAAGAAAGAAGTTGCGGAAGCGATTATTGATTTAATGGATCAATTAGACTTTGCCAAAGCAGAAAGTATCCGTGTTATTTTTGAGGATATGGCGGAAGAAGATTTCTACCAAGGACAAGCAAAATAA